CTACTTAAAGATATAGACCAAAAATGTAGAACAGCAGAAATCGGTTGCACAGATTGTAAAAAAATACTGGCAGAGAACCTTAACAAATTTTTAGAACCTATCAGAGATAAAAGAAAAGAAATTGAAAAAGATTATGAAAAGTATGAAAAATTCTTCATTGAAGGAACTTTGAGATGTAGAGAAATAGCAGAAAGCAATATGAAAGAAGTTAGAAAGGCTATGAGACTTTATGAGATTTAAAACTTGTTTGACAAAGGAATTACAAAATACATAGAAATTATTTGAGTATAAAAAGCAATGTTAGCTGAGAAATACTTACCCCATTACACTTACGAAAATTATAAAAACTGGGAAGGCAGGTGGGAATTAATAGAGGGAATTCCATTTGCTATGTATCAGGCCTATCCTGTTAATAATCAGCTTTTAAGTAATAATATCGCCTGGCAGCTGGAAGAACTTTTAAAAAGCTGCGAAGAATGTAAGGCTCTTTTACCTGTTGACTGGAAAATTAGCGAGGATACCGTTGTTCAGCCTGATAATTTGGTGATTTGTTATCCTATTGATGATAAGCCATATATAACAAAGGCCCCATCTATAATTTTTGAAGTAATTTCAAAATCAACACAGGAAAAGGATGAGAAACTGAAATTTGAAATTTATCAGAGGGAAAGGGTTAAATACTACATTCTGATATATCCTGATGAAAAATTTGCAAAGGTTTATGAACTTATTAATGGAAAATACACAAAACTAATAGATGCAACAGACGAAGTAGTGAAATTAAATCTGAAAAACTGCTCAATTGACTTTGATTTTTCAAAAATATGGCAATAAAGGGGCATAAAGCCCCTCTGTTTTATAAACCTTTTTTAGCCATATAAAGAACTAAATCTTTCAATCTATTTGAATATCCCCACTCGTTATCATACCAGGATGAAACATGAACAAAATTACCTTCTATAACCTTTGTGGAAAGGGCATCAAATATTGAAGAATGAGGATTTCCTACTATATCCTGAGAAACAAGTGGGTCTTCTGAGTATTCAAGAATTCCTTTCATAGAACTTTCTGCATATTCTTTAACTTTGGCATTAATTTCCTCTTCAGTAGTTGACTTCTCAACAACAACTGTAAGGTCAACCAGTGAACCGTCTGCCACAGGAACTCTTCTTGCTGTTCCATCTAATTTTCCTTTGAGCTCAGGGAGAACTTCCCCGACAGCTTTAGCAGCACCTGTTGTGGTTGGAATTATATTTATAGCAGCAGCCCTTGCTCTTCTAAGGTCTTTATGTGGCAGGTCTAAAATTCTCTGGTCATTTGTATATGCGTGAACAGTAACCATGTATCCTTTAACTATTCCAAACTCCTGATGGAGTATTTTTGCAATTGGTGCAAGACAGTTTGTTGTGCAAGATGCATTTGAAATGATATTGTGTTTTTCAGGGTCGTATTGTTCTTCGTTAACTCCTAGGACAACTGTAAGGTCTGGATTTTTTCCTGGGGCTGAAATTATAACTTTTTTAGCTCCTGCTTGAAGATGTTTTGAAGCACCTTCTCTGTCTCTAAAAACCCCTGTTGATTCAATAACAATATCAACTCCCAAGTCTTTCCATGGAAGCTGAGCAGGGTCTTTTATTGCTGTAACTTCTATCTCTTTGCCGTCAACCACAATGGAATTTCCTTTGGCTTCCACAGGTTTTGAAAATCTACCGTGAACAGAGTCATATTTAAGAAGGTGTGCAAGGGTATTTGCATCAGTCAGGTCATTAATACCAACAATTTCAATTTCAGGATTGTCAGCACATGCTCTGAAGAAGTTTCTCCCAATTCTACCAAATCCGTTAATTGCAACTTTAATTGCCATTTACTTCCTCCATTTTTTTGTTTTACCTAAAAATTTTAACATTTTCTAATGATTGCTCTATACAAGAATTAATTTAATGACTTTTGTGGAATAATGGAAGTTAAAGTTTCAAAAGATATTTTTAAGAATTTCAATAACTTCTTCCATTTTCATGCCACGGGAACCCTTTATAAGCACTATAGGATTTTTATCTTTATGTTTTAAAATTTTTTCTGCTATCGCTGTTTTATCTTCAAAATAAAATGCAGGTATGTATTTTTTTGCCCTTTCATAAGCCCATTTCATCTCTTCTCCATAAAAAATTGCAAGGTCTATATTTTTCTGACCAATATATTCTCCTATTTCTGCATGTAATTTTTGGGATTTTTTGCCCAGCTCCAGCATATCCCCTAAGACAGCAATCTTAAATCCTTGAAGGCTGGATATAGTATCAATTGCATTTTTTACAGATAACGGGTTTGCGTTATAGGTATCATCAATGACTTGAATATTTCTGATTTTTATTAATTTTCCCCTTCCTTCAGGCATCTGGAATTCAGACAGATTTTCTAAAGCTCTTTCAATATCCATTTCCAGATATTTCAAAACAGCTGCTCCTATGGCAGTATTATAAACAATAGCTCTATTAATAGCAGGAATTTTTATTTTGAAAAACTTATTATCTATTTTCAGAATACCTTCTGTTCCTTCAAAATCTATTTTTATACCTTTTATATGGATATCTGCATTTTCCTCAAAACCAAAGGTGATTTTTTTGCCAAGATTATAATACTTCAACAAGGAATAAGGCAAAATTGCAATTTCTCCACCTTCAAAAATTTCCCCTTTACCTTTTATAACTTCTTCCAATGAACCAAAGACTTCAGTATGACCGTGTCCTATTGCTGTTAATATTCTGATTTCCGGTGTGGAAATCTCAATCAATTTTTTTATATCTCCTTTTTTCCTTGCTCCAAACTCAAAAATTCCAATCTCGGTATTTTCAGGGATATTGGCAAGAGTAAGAGGAACTCCTATCTCGTTATTATAATTTCCCGGAGTGCTGTATGTATTGAAAAACTGAGACAATAAAAATCTCAAAATTTCTTTAGTAGTTGTTTTTCCACTGGTTCCTGTTATGCCTATAGCAATTTTTAGCCTTTCCTTTTTGTAAACACCAACTTTTGTAAGGGCTTTTAGGGTGTCATCTACCAGAATTCCTCCATCAATATTTTTAGCTATCTGGGTAAAATATCCTGTAGCACCTTTTTTAATAGCATCTTCAATAAACTGGTGCCCATCAAACCTTTCACCTTTAATAGGAACAAAAAACATATTTTGGTTTATTTTTCTGCTATCTATACAGAACTTGTCTACTTTTCCTTTAGGGTTTCCTATTAACTTTCCATTTACAACTTTTGCAATTTCTTTTATTTCCATATCACCCAAATTATAAATTGATTTTCACTGGCAGTGAAATAATATAAAATATCTGAATAAAATTTGAAGGTAGAAGAAATGGATTTTAACATATTAGAACTTATTTTTATGGTTCCTGCACTGCTATTTGCAGTTATAATACATGAAT
The Persephonella sp. DNA segment above includes these coding regions:
- a CDS encoding Uma2 family endonuclease, whose amino-acid sequence is MLAEKYLPHYTYENYKNWEGRWELIEGIPFAMYQAYPVNNQLLSNNIAWQLEELLKSCEECKALLPVDWKISEDTVVQPDNLVICYPIDDKPYITKAPSIIFEVISKSTQEKDEKLKFEIYQRERVKYYILIYPDEKFAKVYELINGKYTKLIDATDEVVKLNLKNCSIDFDFSKIWQ
- the gap gene encoding type I glyceraldehyde-3-phosphate dehydrogenase, translated to MAIKVAINGFGRIGRNFFRACADNPEIEIVGINDLTDANTLAHLLKYDSVHGRFSKPVEAKGNSIVVDGKEIEVTAIKDPAQLPWKDLGVDIVIESTGVFRDREGASKHLQAGAKKVIISAPGKNPDLTVVLGVNEEQYDPEKHNIISNASCTTNCLAPIAKILHQEFGIVKGYMVTVHAYTNDQRILDLPHKDLRRARAAAINIIPTTTGAAKAVGEVLPELKGKLDGTARRVPVADGSLVDLTVVVEKSTTEEEINAKVKEYAESSMKGILEYSEDPLVSQDIVGNPHSSIFDALSTKVIEGNFVHVSSWYDNEWGYSNRLKDLVLYMAKKGL
- the murF gene encoding UDP-N-acetylmuramoyl-tripeptide--D-alanyl-D-alanine ligase, which translates into the protein MEIKEIAKVVNGKLIGNPKGKVDKFCIDSRKINQNMFFVPIKGERFDGHQFIEDAIKKGATGYFTQIAKNIDGGILVDDTLKALTKVGVYKKERLKIAIGITGTSGKTTTKEILRFLLSQFFNTYSTPGNYNNEIGVPLTLANIPENTEIGIFEFGARKKGDIKKLIEISTPEIRILTAIGHGHTEVFGSLEEVIKGKGEIFEGGEIAILPYSLLKYYNLGKKITFGFEENADIHIKGIKIDFEGTEGILKIDNKFFKIKIPAINRAIVYNTAIGAAVLKYLEMDIERALENLSEFQMPEGRGKLIKIRNIQVIDDTYNANPLSVKNAIDTISSLQGFKIAVLGDMLELGKKSQKLHAEIGEYIGQKNIDLAIFYGEEMKWAYERAKKYIPAFYFEDKTAIAEKILKHKDKNPIVLIKGSRGMKMEEVIEILKNIF